The Armatimonadia bacterium genome contains the following window.
GCCGTGGCCGCCGGTCTCAAGGCGCAGGAAGAGTTCCAGGCGGCGCTGCACAAACGCGGCCAGGAAGTCCTGGAGAACCTGCCGGAGGATCGTCCGGCCATCGTCGTAGTGAGCCGTTCCTACAACGGCTGCGACCCGGGAGCCAACCTGGAGATCCCGCGCAAGCTGCGCAACATGGGCGTCCTGGCGATCCCGCTGGACTTCCTGCCCCTCGACAGCGTGGGGTTGCCCAAAGACTGGTTCAACATGTACTGGCGGTACGGCCAGAAGATCCTGGCGGGCGCCGAGATCATCTCGCATGACTCGCGGCTCCATGCCCTCTACCTTACGAACTTCGGGTGCGGGCCGGACTCCTTCGTAAGCCGGTTCTTCCAGGAGCGCCTCGGCACCGAACCGGTGCTCATGATCGAGGTCGACGAGCACAGCGCGGACGCCGGCATGATCACTCGTTGCGAGGCCTACCTGGATAGCCTGGAGGCGACCCAGGGCCGAGCGTTCGATAGCGGACGACGCTTCCGCCCTCTGAGCATCAGTCCGGGGACCGAGCGCACGGTCCTCATCCCCAACATGAGTGGCCACGCTCATGCCCTGGCGGCCGCCTTCCGGTCCTGCGGCATGAAGGCTGAAGTCCTGCCCGAGCCCGACGAGGAGACGCTGCTCTGGGGACGTCAGCATACCACCGGCAAAGAGTGCTTCCCGTGCATCGTCACCACCGGCGACATGGTCAAGTATGTGCGGACCCAGGACTTCGACCGCGACAAGATCGCCTTCTTCATGGGCGGCTCCGGCGGGCCCTGCCGCTTCGGTCAGTACAACTGCCTGCAGCGAATGGTGCTCGATGACCTGGGCTACGAGGATGTCCCCATCTTCGCGCCCAACCAGAGCAGCCGCTTCTACTCCGACATGGGCATCGTCGGTCGTCAATTCCTGCGCACCGGTTGGCAGGCGGTAGTAGCCGTGGACTTGCTGGAGAAGGCCCGGCTCCAGACACGGCCCTATGAGACCGAACTGGGTGCGACGGAGCGGGTGTACGAGGAGTCCGTGCGCGATGTGTGCGAGACGGTGGCAAGCTGCGGCAACCTTCGGGCGGCAGTCGAGCGAGGCCGGCGGCGCTTCGAGACCGTGGCTACGGACCGCTCTGTCCCGAAGCCCGTCATCGGCCTGGTGGGCGAGTTCTACGTCCGCCTGAGCGACTTCAGCAACCAGAACCTGATCGCCAAGATCGAGGCCCTGGGTGGCGAGTGCTGGATGGCGCCGGCCTACGAGTGGTTCCTGTATCGCAACTTCCGCCGTGACATGCGCAGCCGCCAGACCGGCGACTGGAAGATCGTGTTGAAGACCAAGGGCATGGACTACGTGATGCGCATGGACGAGCACCGCCTGCAGAGCGGCTTCGACGGCTTCCTGCGGAACGCCCATGAGCCGCCCACCGAACTCGTGCTCAAGTACGCCGAGCCCTATGTGCACAAGACCTTCGAGGGCGAGGCGATCATGACGGTCGGCAAGGCCATTGACTTCGCTCGCAAGGGCCTGAGCGGCATCGCCTCCGTGATGCCCTTCACCTGCATGCCCGGGACGATCTCGCTGGCGCTTATGAAGCGCGTGCGCAACGACGAGAAGGAAATCCCCTTCCTGAACATGGTCTACGATGGCCTCGAGCAGTCCACCGCACAGACGCGGCTGGAGGCCTTCATGTACCAGGCACGGGAGTACATGCAGCAGCAGGCCGGTGCCACCACGGGCAGTCACTGAGCGAAGAGGGGTCAGTGAGAAGAGGGGAGAGCCGGGCTACGACCCCGGCGGCTTCGGCCCGAAGTACTGGTACAGCGTGCACTTGATGCGCCCGTTGTAGAGCTTGCGCCGGTGTGTGGCCGGGGCTCCGAAGAGCGTCTCGAAGGCCTCGTGCGGGGTGAGCACGAACCAGCTCCAGTCCCGCAGACGTGGGAAAACCTGGCCCATTTCGCGATACAGCGCCTCGGCCTCTTGCAGATCGCCGAGGCGCTCGCCATAGGGCGGGTTGCACACCAGGTAACCGTACTTGTGGTGCGTGCGGAAGTCGACCAGGGGCTTCTGCTCCAGCTCGAGGTCCTCCTCAAAGCCCGCTCGCGCTGCGTGATGCCGGGCCAGACCGATGGCCTCCTCCGAGATGTCCGATCCCCACAGTCGCAGCCTCTGGTCGTTGCGCGCCAGGTCGTCGGCCTCCTCAAGGCTCTCCGTCCATACCCTGCGCGGCAGACTCGGCCACTTGAAGGCATCGAAGGTACGCAGCGTGCCCGGTGCGATGTTGCGGCCAATCAGTGCCGCCTCGATGAGCAGCGTCCCCGATCCGCAGCAGGGATCGGCGAGGATGTAGCCCGGCTGCCAGTGGCTCAGGTAGATGATCGCCGCGGCAAGGGTCTCACGCAAGGGAGCCGGTGCCGACAGGTCGCGGTAGCCCCGCTTATGCAGGCCGGTCCCGCTGGTGTCGAGGGTGATGGTTGCCACGTCGCGCAGGAGCGACACCTGGATGCGGAACCGCGGTCCCGTCTCCTCGAAGTGCTCCTGCCCGTAGCGTTGCGCGAGCGAGTCGACGACCGCCTTCTTGACGATGCTCTGGCATGCCGGTACCGACGTGAGCTTGGACTTCACCGACTTGCCGACCACTGGGAACTCGCCGTCGCGAGGGATCCAGTCGGCCCAGGCCAGCGAGCGAACCCCGTCATAGAGCTCGTCGAAGGTCAGCGCCTTGAAGCGCGCCATCTGCAGCAGCACACGGTCGGCGCAGCGCAGCCATAGGTTCGTGCGGGCGATCCCCGAGAGGTCACAGGAGAGGCGCACGCTGCCACGGTCCACTTCGAGCCTGTCGTACCCGAGGGCACGAAGCTCCTCGGCGACGAGACTCTCCATCCCGAAGGCACAGGTTGCCTGTAGTTCGATCATGAGGGTACCTCTTCGGACGCCGTCTCGGGCTCGGCCGGAGCGATCGCGCCGGTTACAACCGCCAGCCACATCCCCAGGACCAGCAGCCACGACCAGTACGCCGAGATGAGTTTCCCCACCGTCCGGCTCACGCCGAGGTTGTGTGGTCCCGGGTATCCGACGGCCAGTCCCGCCAGCACGGGGTAAGTCTCTGCACGTGGCAAAGACCGGATCGCCCACAAGGCCGGGAGCAGCAGTAGGACGTAAGCGTAGTCCTTGAAGCGTGGCACCGCCAGTGCGTAGGTGATCAGCGCCACCATCACCAGTCCATAGCGGTCACCGCGATTGGCAAACCGACGCAGGGCGCGCAGGCCAAAGCCGACGATTGCTGCGAAGTACACGCCCCAGATCGCGGGGATCAACCACGGGGTGCGCACAAGGAACTGCGCCCTCCCGAAACGCTCGGGTAGGTCGTCCAGGAGAGCCAGCGCACAGGGGTTGATCGAGCCGACCTCGCGCACTCCACTGATGCTCCCCAGATAGGACGGCAGCAGCTCCGGGTACCTCGCATAGGGCCCAAGCACCAGGATCGCCAGCACCGCAAGTCCAAGGCCCATTGCACCGAGGCGACAACTCAGGCGCCCGGGCACAAACAGCAGCAACCCCAACAGAAGCGCGGGCAGCAGGTTGAAGACCGCTGCCAGGGCCACGAGAACCGCAAACCAGGCGTAGCGTCCGCGCAGGAAACACACCAGGCCGGCCCAGATGGCCAACTGCTCGAAGGGTATCTTGTTGCCCGCCCGCAGGTCCTCGCACAGCGCCCCATTGAACCCGAACACCAACAGCGCCCCCAGCAGCAAGGGGTCGACCTCGGGGACGAAGTGCTTCCGCCACAGCCAGATCAGCGCTACCAGCGCGCCCAGCTTGGCGGCCAACCACAGGTAGTAGGCGGTCACGTAGTCCAGCCCCGCCAGCGGCCACCACAAGGCCAGCGTCGCCAGCGGATAGCGGAAGGCAAAGAGCATCGAAGGCTCAGCGCCGGCCGTGTGCAGGGAGTCCAGAGTATAGGGATCGAGGCCCTGCGCGAAGGCACGCTCAGCGTAGTAGAAGGGCTTCAGGTCCCACTGAAAGGCGTCGGGACGCAGGGCCACATTGAGCAGATTCGCCATCGCGGCGCCGCCAACGACGAGCCATCCCAGGACGCGCCAGAGGCGAGTGCCCGTTTGAGCTACAGCCATGTCCCGTGGCCCCCCTCAGGACCCTGCGCCGAACTTCCGCCTCGGAATCTGTTCGCAGACAATGCCGCCGTCCACCACGATCGTCTGGCCCGTAATGTACGCTCCGGCCTCGCTGGCCAGGAGGATCACGGCGCCGACGCAGTCTTCCGGTCGCCCCAGTCGCCCCAGGGGAATGTGCTCCAGCAGGTACTCCCAGAACCCTTCGGCGACCTGAAAGTCATCGCCGATCTCCGTCTCGATCAGCCCCGGCGCGACCGCGTTCACCGTGATATGGTGCGGCGCGAGTTCGACCGCCAGGGACTTGGTCAGCATCTCCACAGCGCCCTTCGAGGCGTTGTAGGGCGCCAGGTAGGCCTCGGCCTGCATCCCGTTCGTCGAGGAGACGTTGATGATCCGCCCGCCGTGACCGGCCTGCATCATCGCAAGCGCGATCTGCTGCGACAGAAAGAAGGGCGCACGAACGTTGACGTTCATCGTCCGGTCCCAGTGCTCGACCGTCACCGCGGTGAGGGGCTCCAGGTAGGCCATGCCCGCGTTGTTGACCAGGATATCGATCGCGCCGAAGTCCGACCAGATCGTCTCCACGATCCGCGGGAAGGCCTCTACGTCGGCGAGTTCCGCCTGGATGGAGCAAGCTCGGCGGCCCATCCCCAGGATGTGCTCCACGACCTCCTGCGCTGCCTCCTCTGCCTGACGGAACAGCACCACCACCTCGGCGCCGGCCGCCGCAAGACCCAGGGCGAGACCGCGACCGATACCGCGTGATCCTCCGGTAACGAGGGCACGCTTGCCCTCGAGCGAGAACTGCTTCATCCTATCGCCTCTCTGTCGGTGTTCGAGCGGCAAGACGGCCGACGACTACCTGAGTTTGCCGGAGCCGTCAATCGGCCACACGTCGACAACGCGCCCTTGCTGGCAGACGTACAGCTCGCGGTGAAGGTTGCAGGTGGTGCAGGCGTGCGAGGGGATCAGCTCGACCTTCTCGCCGACGACCAGCGGCGTGCCGGTGACCTTCAGGATGCAGTGCTCCTCCGAGCGGAAGCTCGGTATCTCGACACCTTCACGGCCGCGGACCTGTGGCGAGCCGAACTCCGCGCCCACACCCTTCACGCCGACGTCCAGAACCGCGCGACTGGCGCTCGGACTACTGACACAGGTTGTCAGTACGGAAAGCGCGTTGTCGAACTCCCGGCGCACGCCATGGTAGTAGCAGTCCATGGTCACGTAGGTGCCGGCCTGGATCTCGTCGACGCCCTCCAGGGCTCCCGTCATGTCGTAGGTGCCGGTGCCGCCACCCGACACGATCCCCACGGGCATGCCAAGCGCGCTCTCGATGAGGTCGGCGGTGTCGAGGGCCTTGTGCATGTCGCGGGTCACCGCGGCACGCCGCTCCTCGGGATCGGGCAAGGTCACGACGTGGCCCTCATAGGCCTGGACGCCATCGAAGCGCAGACCGGGCAGGCCTGCGATCAGCTTCGCCAGCTCCACAGCCGGCTCGCCGGGTTCGACGCCGCACCGGTCCATGCCGATGTTGACCTCGATCAGGCAGCCGACGATCACTCCGGCCGCCGAAGCCATTTGGGAGAGCTGCCGGCAGTTGTCCTCGGCGTCGACGGCAACGCGGACCATCGCCCGGTTCAGGAGTGCCAGCAGCCGCTTGATCTTCTGCGGGCCGACTACCTGGTTGGCGATGAGGATGTCCTTGAAGCCTGCACCGACGAGAACTTCGGCCTCGCCGAGCTTCGCGCAGGTTACTCCGGCAGCTTCCCGGACTACCTGGCGCTTCATCAGTTCGGTGCACTTGTGGTTCTTGAAGTGCGGCCGCAGCTTCGCGGGCTTGTCGGCGAAGAAGTCGGCCATCCGGTCTATGTTGCGCTGGGCGGCATCCAGGTCCAGGACCAGACACGGGGTATCCAAGTCCTGGAAGGGACCGCCGATCATCGAGCTAGACATGGCAAAGACCCCTCAAGGGTGATATGGAAGGCGTGGCAATCGGGCTTGCCGCAGCGGGTAGCCGCTACTCAAGCTTCGTGTGACGAGCGCGCATCTCCTCTTCGGTGGTGCCCAGATCCTTCATCAGGCGCACGACCATGCCCTCGCACAGGACCAGCAGACACTGCTCGAAGAGGGAGCCTGGCGGCTGCTGAGAGGCGATGAGCGCCGTCGGCTTGGTGAGTGGCGAGTGGACGTACAGCACGATGTCGGCCACTTTGGCGATAGGCGACTGCGGGAAGGCCGTGATCACTACGGTCCGGGCTCCGCGAGTAGCGCCTGCTTCGACGGTCGCCAGGGTCGTCCGGGTCTGGCCCGAGCCGGTGCCGACGATCAGCAAGTCACCGGGCTCGATGCCCGGGGTGATGGTCTCGCCAACGGCATGGGAGGACAGCCCCAGGTGCATCAGGCGCATGGCAAAGGCCTTCATCATCAGTCCACTGCGTCCGGCGCCGCCCACGAACACGCGGTTTGCCTTCAGGATTGCGCGGCACACCGTGAGGATTTCCTCCTCATCGGTCTGGGCGACGACCGAGCGGAGCTCATCGACCACCATCAGCTCATAGTTGTCCAAGGACATCCTTGTCCGGAGGTCCGCAAGCCCTGCGGCGCCTCAGGCTCCTGGCCCGGCTGCCGCAGGTTGACCTCCTGTACCCTCCTTTGTGGCTGCGGGTCGCGTGATAGCGATCGCGCATTGGTTCAGGTTCAGATACTTCCGGGCGGCCGCCTGGACGTCGGTCAGGCTGACCGCTTCAATCTTCTCGGCATAGCGTGCCGACTCCCGGTAGCCGAGACCGTAGAGCTCATCCAGCGTCTCCTGCGTCAGTCGGGTCGAGACGTCGCCAAGCTCTATTTCGTGGGCCGCGATGCACATCTTCTTGGCCCGCGCGAACTCGGCCGGTGACAGCGGCTTCTGCTGCACTTCGACGATCAGGTCGCGGATGATCTTTTCCACCAACTGCAGCTTCTCCGGCTGGGTCGCCGCGTAGACGAGCACGTAGCCGGGATCGATCCCCGGCGCCGGAACGAGGTGCGTCGCATAGACCAACTGAGCGCCCCGCAGCTTCTCATGCAACCGGCCGCCGGGGTAGTTGATCCCCGAGAAGGCGGCGTCGAGAACGTCCAGCGCGAAGCGATCCTTGACGTCGACGGTCGGACCGGGGAAGGCCATGTACAGCAGACCCTGCTCCTGGTCGCGCTCTTTCACTGCCCGTCGCTCCTCACTGGGCGGGGCCTCGGGAGCAAGCTTCACCGGCTGAGCGGGCGGAAGAGCCCAGTCGCCGAAGCACCGCTTCGCCAGCGCCAGCGCCTGGTCGATCTTCACGTCACCGTAGATCGACAGCACCATCGGGCTCGGTCGGCAGAGCTGCGCGTGATGGGCGATCAGCTTCTCGCGGGTGATCGACGCCACACTCTCGGGCGTCCCCAGTGGGTCGAGTCGGTAAGGATGCTGCTGGTAGAAGGTCTGCACCAGCAGGCGACTGACCACCGAGTCCGGGTCGTCCTCCTGGGCCTTAAGGGCCGCCAGGGTGAGCTGCTTCACGCGGTCCAGTTCCGCTGCCGGGAAGCTCGGGTTGCGCACGCAGTCGGTCAGCAGCGTCATCAGCAGGTTCAGGTCGGCGGTGAGACAGGTGCCGCTGAGGCTAAAGCTGTTGCGGCCCGAGGTCGCGGAGAGCCCGGCTGCGACGTCGTCGAGCGCCCTGGCAAGGTCCTGACGTGACCGGGTGCGAGTGCCCCGGGTGATCATCGCCGCGAGGAGGCGGCCGATGCCGGCGTTCTCGGCAGTCTCATAGCGCAGGCCGCCGAGCCAGGAGGCCTGCACACTGACCATCGGCGTGCGGTGATCCTCCCGCACGAGCACCGTGATGCCGTTCGGGAGCGTGCTGCGACGGGTGTCCTCACGCCGCTCGACGGGCTGCGTGGCTTGTGCCTGCGTCGTGCCCTTCCCGGCTCGACGCACCACGACCGTGAGATTCTCGGGGCGGAAGTAGCGGTTCGCAGCCGCCTGGATATCCGCCGCCGTCACCTTGCGAAGGCCCTCGACATAGCGGGTGCTGAAGTCGACATCCCCGGTGCTCAGGTAGTTGCTCCCCAGCATCTCGGCCCAGGAATCGACGT
Protein-coding sequences here:
- a CDS encoding class I SAM-dependent RNA methyltransferase; amino-acid sequence: MIELQATCAFGMESLVAEELRALGYDRLEVDRGSVRLSCDLSGIARTNLWLRCADRVLLQMARFKALTFDELYDGVRSLAWADWIPRDGEFPVVGKSVKSKLTSVPACQSIVKKAVVDSLAQRYGQEHFEETGPRFRIQVSLLRDVATITLDTSGTGLHKRGYRDLSAPAPLRETLAAAIIYLSHWQPGYILADPCCGSGTLLIEAALIGRNIAPGTLRTFDAFKWPSLPRRVWTESLEEADDLARNDQRLRLWGSDISEEAIGLARHHAARAGFEEDLELEQKPLVDFRTHHKYGYLVCNPPYGERLGDLQEAEALYREMGQVFPRLRDWSWFVLTPHEAFETLFGAPATHRRKLYNGRIKCTLYQYFGPKPPGS
- a CDS encoding glycosyltransferase 87 family protein — translated: MAVAQTGTRLWRVLGWLVVGGAAMANLLNVALRPDAFQWDLKPFYYAERAFAQGLDPYTLDSLHTAGAEPSMLFAFRYPLATLALWWPLAGLDYVTAYYLWLAAKLGALVALIWLWRKHFVPEVDPLLLGALLVFGFNGALCEDLRAGNKIPFEQLAIWAGLVCFLRGRYAWFAVLVALAAVFNLLPALLLGLLLFVPGRLSCRLGAMGLGLAVLAILVLGPYARYPELLPSYLGSISGVREVGSINPCALALLDDLPERFGRAQFLVRTPWLIPAIWGVYFAAIVGFGLRALRRFANRGDRYGLVMVALITYALAVPRFKDYAYVLLLLPALWAIRSLPRAETYPVLAGLAVGYPGPHNLGVSRTVGKLISAYWSWLLVLGMWLAVVTGAIAPAEPETASEEVPS
- a CDS encoding glucose 1-dehydrogenase yields the protein MKQFSLEGKRALVTGGSRGIGRGLALGLAAAGAEVVVLFRQAEEAAQEVVEHILGMGRRACSIQAELADVEAFPRIVETIWSDFGAIDILVNNAGMAYLEPLTAVTVEHWDRTMNVNVRAPFFLSQQIALAMMQAGHGGRIINVSSTNGMQAEAYLAPYNASKGAVEMLTKSLAVELAPHHITVNAVAPGLIETEIGDDFQVAEGFWEYLLEHIPLGRLGRPEDCVGAVILLASEAGAYITGQTIVVDGGIVCEQIPRRKFGAGS
- a CDS encoding DSD1 family PLP-dependent enzyme — encoded protein: MSSSMIGGPFQDLDTPCLVLDLDAAQRNIDRMADFFADKPAKLRPHFKNHKCTELMKRQVVREAAGVTCAKLGEAEVLVGAGFKDILIANQVVGPQKIKRLLALLNRAMVRVAVDAEDNCRQLSQMASAAGVIVGCLIEVNIGMDRCGVEPGEPAVELAKLIAGLPGLRFDGVQAYEGHVVTLPDPEERRAAVTRDMHKALDTADLIESALGMPVGIVSGGGTGTYDMTGALEGVDEIQAGTYVTMDCYYHGVRREFDNALSVLTTCVSSPSASRAVLDVGVKGVGAEFGSPQVRGREGVEIPSFRSEEHCILKVTGTPLVVGEKVELIPSHACTTCNLHRELYVCQQGRVVDVWPIDGSGKLR
- the hxlB gene encoding 6-phospho-3-hexuloisomerase yields the protein MSLDNYELMVVDELRSVVAQTDEEEILTVCRAILKANRVFVGGAGRSGLMMKAFAMRLMHLGLSSHAVGETITPGIEPGDLLIVGTGSGQTRTTLATVEAGATRGARTVVITAFPQSPIAKVADIVLYVHSPLTKPTALIASQQPPGSLFEQCLLVLCEGMVVRLMKDLGTTEEEMRARHTKLE
- a CDS encoding pitrilysin family protein, whose protein sequence is MKRCLVAVVLALLLMICQAYAEPVMRTFDNGMTVVVDEVHAAPVAAVRFYVRAGSMYEDNYLGCGITHFLEHLVGHGSTHRTADEINAIQEALGNQANAYTSTDHTCYWMTGPARNVEDMVDLIGDYVFNPLLTPQDVETQRGVILREMAMGEDDPGRRLSNLMTQTLLRLHPARYRIIGYPDRFKAVTREDIVSYHRRMYTTDNVVAVVVGDFETTRVMKALEQSLGQIPRRAVNLPTLPQEPAQTSPRRVEEVDPTLSRAYLALGWRTVTLFSPDMYPLDVADYILSNGPSSRLVSRLREEKGLVDAITSGSYTPEYDGGRFVISAVADESKLAEAEKAILAEVDRLKTEPVSAAELSRAKKQKESELVYARANVDSWAEMLGSNYLSTGDVDFSTRYVEGLRKVTAADIQAAANRYFRPENLTVVVRRAGKGTTQAQATQPVERREDTRRSTLPNGITVLVREDHRTPMVSVQASWLGGLRYETAENAGIGRLLAAMITRGTRTRSRQDLARALDDVAAGLSATSGRNSFSLSGTCLTADLNLLMTLLTDCVRNPSFPAAELDRVKQLTLAALKAQEDDPDSVVSRLLVQTFYQQHPYRLDPLGTPESVASITREKLIAHHAQLCRPSPMVLSIYGDVKIDQALALAKRCFGDWALPPAQPVKLAPEAPPSEERRAVKERDQEQGLLYMAFPGPTVDVKDRFALDVLDAAFSGINYPGGRLHEKLRGAQLVYATHLVPAPGIDPGYVLVYAATQPEKLQLVEKIIRDLIVEVQQKPLSPAEFARAKKMCIAAHEIELGDVSTRLTQETLDELYGLGYRESARYAEKIEAVSLTDVQAAARKYLNLNQCAIAITRPAATKEGTGGQPAAAGPGA